One Lucilia cuprina isolate Lc7/37 chromosome 4, ASM2204524v1, whole genome shotgun sequence DNA segment encodes these proteins:
- the LOC111690525 gene encoding glutamyl aminopeptidase-like isoform X2, giving the protein MYPPQQHQPKMPIPIRPRSSLSTDEHHHRMKETHHLSKKPSNAVLTLAGFCIFLLVLCVFLLGALVYVGRNIVNEQNYKDFTYNDTIVSEEGQLNDILRLSTKPILRFRPVTPTTQSPHKSKVFLFNKTTIAPSIMATSKVLQHLSFRLPRELRPLRYNLILQPDLKNKTFSGNVTIRLEVIKPISYIPVHSKFLSVVTKEVMQLGNEEKPSRIITPSLTFEHHQLEYWVTEFAEPLEVGNYSLQLAFNGSLVDRIVGFYQSSYFDEQRNEKRWIATSKFEPTYARQAFPCFDEPSMKAMFTITVVRPTGDGYHALSNMNVEEEKDIGGGLTEVTFAESVPMSTYLACFIVSDFAHKSKMVKGTLEGQNDFEMRVFATAAQVDKVDYALNVGASVTEFYIDYFNISYPLPKLDMAAIPDFVSGAMEHWGLVTYRETALLYDKTISSSSNQQRVATVVAHELAHMWFGNLVTMKWWNDLWLNEGFASYIEYKGVNHVHPDWQMLDQFLIADLHGVMKLDATLASHPIVQTVESPNQITELFDSITYSKGASIIRMLEDLVGAEKFRNATTNYLNRFYYQNAETNDFLSELEALNFDFDVKLIMQTWTEQMGLPVVEVTRTGNSYKLTQKRFFANPEDYNGTYEDSEFNYHWSIPITYFTSANNEVQRAIFNYNDNELTVTTPATVDWIKFNKDQVGYYRVNYPTDMWQSLTKALFENRGVFSVSDRAHLINDAFVLADAGQVDYSIALELSKYLEKELDYVPWNVAASRLSAIKNLLYFTDLYRDFVDYARQLLKTAYESVTWNVGDDHLQNLLRVTILNAACGYGNSEALEEAGKRFNEWLSNPSVRPNPDIRSTVYYYGMKVAGNEETWNQVFDLFVTEQDAQEKVKLMEALAAINEPWILQRYINLAWNESYVRSQDYFSCLQYIAQNRVGQPLVWDYVRENWPRLVERFGINERYLGRMIPSITSRFATQTKLEEMETFFAKYPEAGAGTAARKEALENVKNNIKWLEQNYKPVGDWLQSQKATEDSTESTTANSIN; this is encoded by the exons atgtACCCGCCTCAACAGCATCAACCAAAAATGCCCATACCCATAAGACCAAGGTCATCACTTTCGACAGACGAACATCATCATCGGATGAAAGAGACGCATCATTTGTCGAAAAAGCCCAGTAATGCGGTATTAACATTAGCTGGCTTTTGTATATTTCTCTTAGTATTGTGTGTTTTCTTATTAGGAGCATTAGTCTATGTCGGTAGAAATATTGTTaatgaacaaaattataaag ATTTCACCTACAACGATACGATTGTGTCAGAGGAGGGACAACTAAATGACATTTTGCGTTTATCGACCAAGCCAATTTTAAGATTTCGTCCAGTGACACCAACAACACAGTCACCCCACAAGTCGaaggtttttctttttaataagaCAACAATAGCGCCGTCCATTATGGCTACATCAAAGGTTTTACAACATTTGTCTTTCCGTTTGCCCAGAGAGTTGAGGCCCTTGCGTTATAATCTGATATTGCAACcggatttgaaaaataaaacattcagcGGAAATGTAACTATAAGACTGGAAGTAATTAAACCCATTTCGTACATACCTGTGCACTCAAAATTTTTATCGGTGGTGACCAAAGAAGTCATGCAATTAGGCAATGAAGAGAAACCTTCACGCATAATCACACCGTCACTGACTTTTGAACATCACCAATTGGAATATTGGGTCACCGAGTTTGCCGAGCCCTTGGAAGTGGGCAATTATTCATTGCAATTGGCTTTTAATGGTTCATTGGTAGATCGTATTGTAGGTTTTTATCAAAGTTCCTATTTTGACGAGCAACGTAATGAAAAAAG ATGGATAGCAACTTCAAAATTCGAACCTACTTATGCTCGCCAAGCATTCCCCTGTTTTGATGAGCCCTCTATGAAGGCCATGTTTACCATAACTGTAGTAAGACCTACAGGGGACGGTTATCATGCACTTTCAAACATGAATGTTGAG gAAGAAAAAGATATTGGTGGCGGTCTTACCGAAGTCACTTTTGCTGAAAGTGTACCCATGAGCACGTACTTGGCTTGCTTTATTGTATCTGATTTTGCTCACAAATCGAAAATGGTAAAAGGAACTTTAGAAGGTCAAAATGATTTTGAAATGCGTGTATTCGCAACAGCTGCGCAAGTCGACAAAGTTGATTATGCTCTTAATGTTGGTGCCAGTGTTACTGAATTTTATATtgattactttaatatttcttatCCACTGCCTAAACTCGATATGGCTGCTATTCCTGACTTTGTCTCGGGTGCTATGGAGCACTGGGGTTTGGTAACATATCGTGAAACTGCCTTATTGTATGACAAAACTATTAGTTCGAGTTCTAATCAACAACGTGTTGCCACAGTCGTAGCCCATGAATTGGCTCACATGTGGTTCGGTAACTTAG TAACAATGAAATGGTGGAACGACTTGTGGTTAAATGAAGGCTTTGCCAGTTATATTGAATATAAGGGTGTTAATCATGTTCATCCAGATTGGCAAATG CTCGATCAATTCCTTATTGCTGACTTGCATGGTGTAATGAAACTGGATGCCACTTTAGCTTCGCATCCAATCGTACAAACTGTTGAAAGTCCCAATCAAATTACTGAACTTTTTGATTCCATCACTTATTCTAAGGGAGCTTCTATCATTCGTATGTTAGAAGATTTAGTTGGAGCAGAGAAATTCCGCAATGCTACCACTAATTACTTGAATAGATTCTACTATCAAAATGCCGAAACTAATGATTTCCTTAGTGAATTGGAAGCATTAAACTTTGATTTTGATGTCAA GTTAATTATGCAAACATGGACTGAACAAATGGGTTTACCAGTTGTAGAAGTTACGCGTACCGGAAATAGTTACAAATTGACACAGAAGAGATTCTTTGCCAATCCTGAAGACTACAATGGCACCTACGAAGATTCCGAATTTAA ttatcaTTGGTCCATACCAATAACTTATTTCACCAGTGCCAACAATGAAGTTCAACGAgctattttcaattataatgaCAATGAAT taactGTTACAACTCCTGCCACCGTTGATTGGATTAAATTCAACAAGGATCAGGTGGGTTACTACCGTGTTAATTACCCTACGGATATGTGGCAATCTTTGACAAAGGCCTTGTTCGAAAATCGTGGTGTCTTTAGTGTCTCAGATCGTGCCCATTTGATAAATGATGCTTTTGTTTTGGCTGATGCTGGCCAAGTCGACTACAGCATTGCTTTGGAATTAAGTAAATACTTAGAAAAAGAGTTGGATTATGTACCCTGGAATGTAGCTGCATCACGTCTAAGTGCCATTAAGAATTTATTATACTTTACCGATTTATATCGTGATTTTGTGGACTACGCCCGTCAGTTACTGAAAACTGCTTACGAATCAGTGACTTGGAATGTTGGCGATGATCATTTGCAAAA TCTTTTGCGTGTAACCATCTTGAATGCTGCCTGTGGTTACGGCAACTCAGAGGCTTTGGAAGAAGCTGGTAAACGTTTTAACGAGTGGCTGTCCAATCCAAGTGTTAGACCTAACCCGGACATTCGTTCTACCGTGTACTACTATGGTATGAAAGTTGCTGGTAACGAAGAGACCTGGAATCAagtttttgatttgtttgtgaCTGAACAAGATGCTCAAGAAAAAGTCAAACTTATGGAAGCTTTAGCAGCTATTAATGAACCATGGATATTGCAACG TTACATTAACTTGGCTTGGAATGAAAGCTATGTAAGAAGTCAGGATTACTTCAGCTGTCTGCAATATATTGCCCAAAACCGCGTAGGTCAACCTCTAGTGTGGGATTATGTGCGTGAAAATTGGCCACGTTTGGTTGAACGTTTTGGCATTAATGAACGTTATTTGGGACGCATGATTCCATCTATAACATCCCGTTTTGCAACACAAACAAAGCTTGAAGAAATGGAAACATTCTTTGCAAAATATCCAGAAGCTGGAGCTGGCACTGCCGCTCGAAAAGAGGCATTAGAAAATGTTAAGAACAACATTAAATGGTTGGA
- the LOC111690525 gene encoding glutamyl aminopeptidase-like isoform X1, whose product MYPPQQHQPKMPIPIRPRSSLSTDEHHHRMKETHHLSKKPSNAVLTLAGFCIFLLVLCVFLLGALVYVGRNIVNEQNYKVDFTYNDTIVSEEGQLNDILRLSTKPILRFRPVTPTTQSPHKSKVFLFNKTTIAPSIMATSKVLQHLSFRLPRELRPLRYNLILQPDLKNKTFSGNVTIRLEVIKPISYIPVHSKFLSVVTKEVMQLGNEEKPSRIITPSLTFEHHQLEYWVTEFAEPLEVGNYSLQLAFNGSLVDRIVGFYQSSYFDEQRNEKRWIATSKFEPTYARQAFPCFDEPSMKAMFTITVVRPTGDGYHALSNMNVEEEKDIGGGLTEVTFAESVPMSTYLACFIVSDFAHKSKMVKGTLEGQNDFEMRVFATAAQVDKVDYALNVGASVTEFYIDYFNISYPLPKLDMAAIPDFVSGAMEHWGLVTYRETALLYDKTISSSSNQQRVATVVAHELAHMWFGNLVTMKWWNDLWLNEGFASYIEYKGVNHVHPDWQMLDQFLIADLHGVMKLDATLASHPIVQTVESPNQITELFDSITYSKGASIIRMLEDLVGAEKFRNATTNYLNRFYYQNAETNDFLSELEALNFDFDVKLIMQTWTEQMGLPVVEVTRTGNSYKLTQKRFFANPEDYNGTYEDSEFNYHWSIPITYFTSANNEVQRAIFNYNDNELTVTTPATVDWIKFNKDQVGYYRVNYPTDMWQSLTKALFENRGVFSVSDRAHLINDAFVLADAGQVDYSIALELSKYLEKELDYVPWNVAASRLSAIKNLLYFTDLYRDFVDYARQLLKTAYESVTWNVGDDHLQNLLRVTILNAACGYGNSEALEEAGKRFNEWLSNPSVRPNPDIRSTVYYYGMKVAGNEETWNQVFDLFVTEQDAQEKVKLMEALAAINEPWILQRYINLAWNESYVRSQDYFSCLQYIAQNRVGQPLVWDYVRENWPRLVERFGINERYLGRMIPSITSRFATQTKLEEMETFFAKYPEAGAGTAARKEALENVKNNIKWLEQNYKPVGDWLQSQKATEDSTESTTANSIN is encoded by the exons atgtACCCGCCTCAACAGCATCAACCAAAAATGCCCATACCCATAAGACCAAGGTCATCACTTTCGACAGACGAACATCATCATCGGATGAAAGAGACGCATCATTTGTCGAAAAAGCCCAGTAATGCGGTATTAACATTAGCTGGCTTTTGTATATTTCTCTTAGTATTGTGTGTTTTCTTATTAGGAGCATTAGTCTATGTCGGTAGAAATATTGTTaatgaacaaaattataaag TAGATTTCACCTACAACGATACGATTGTGTCAGAGGAGGGACAACTAAATGACATTTTGCGTTTATCGACCAAGCCAATTTTAAGATTTCGTCCAGTGACACCAACAACACAGTCACCCCACAAGTCGaaggtttttctttttaataagaCAACAATAGCGCCGTCCATTATGGCTACATCAAAGGTTTTACAACATTTGTCTTTCCGTTTGCCCAGAGAGTTGAGGCCCTTGCGTTATAATCTGATATTGCAACcggatttgaaaaataaaacattcagcGGAAATGTAACTATAAGACTGGAAGTAATTAAACCCATTTCGTACATACCTGTGCACTCAAAATTTTTATCGGTGGTGACCAAAGAAGTCATGCAATTAGGCAATGAAGAGAAACCTTCACGCATAATCACACCGTCACTGACTTTTGAACATCACCAATTGGAATATTGGGTCACCGAGTTTGCCGAGCCCTTGGAAGTGGGCAATTATTCATTGCAATTGGCTTTTAATGGTTCATTGGTAGATCGTATTGTAGGTTTTTATCAAAGTTCCTATTTTGACGAGCAACGTAATGAAAAAAG ATGGATAGCAACTTCAAAATTCGAACCTACTTATGCTCGCCAAGCATTCCCCTGTTTTGATGAGCCCTCTATGAAGGCCATGTTTACCATAACTGTAGTAAGACCTACAGGGGACGGTTATCATGCACTTTCAAACATGAATGTTGAG gAAGAAAAAGATATTGGTGGCGGTCTTACCGAAGTCACTTTTGCTGAAAGTGTACCCATGAGCACGTACTTGGCTTGCTTTATTGTATCTGATTTTGCTCACAAATCGAAAATGGTAAAAGGAACTTTAGAAGGTCAAAATGATTTTGAAATGCGTGTATTCGCAACAGCTGCGCAAGTCGACAAAGTTGATTATGCTCTTAATGTTGGTGCCAGTGTTACTGAATTTTATATtgattactttaatatttcttatCCACTGCCTAAACTCGATATGGCTGCTATTCCTGACTTTGTCTCGGGTGCTATGGAGCACTGGGGTTTGGTAACATATCGTGAAACTGCCTTATTGTATGACAAAACTATTAGTTCGAGTTCTAATCAACAACGTGTTGCCACAGTCGTAGCCCATGAATTGGCTCACATGTGGTTCGGTAACTTAG TAACAATGAAATGGTGGAACGACTTGTGGTTAAATGAAGGCTTTGCCAGTTATATTGAATATAAGGGTGTTAATCATGTTCATCCAGATTGGCAAATG CTCGATCAATTCCTTATTGCTGACTTGCATGGTGTAATGAAACTGGATGCCACTTTAGCTTCGCATCCAATCGTACAAACTGTTGAAAGTCCCAATCAAATTACTGAACTTTTTGATTCCATCACTTATTCTAAGGGAGCTTCTATCATTCGTATGTTAGAAGATTTAGTTGGAGCAGAGAAATTCCGCAATGCTACCACTAATTACTTGAATAGATTCTACTATCAAAATGCCGAAACTAATGATTTCCTTAGTGAATTGGAAGCATTAAACTTTGATTTTGATGTCAA GTTAATTATGCAAACATGGACTGAACAAATGGGTTTACCAGTTGTAGAAGTTACGCGTACCGGAAATAGTTACAAATTGACACAGAAGAGATTCTTTGCCAATCCTGAAGACTACAATGGCACCTACGAAGATTCCGAATTTAA ttatcaTTGGTCCATACCAATAACTTATTTCACCAGTGCCAACAATGAAGTTCAACGAgctattttcaattataatgaCAATGAAT taactGTTACAACTCCTGCCACCGTTGATTGGATTAAATTCAACAAGGATCAGGTGGGTTACTACCGTGTTAATTACCCTACGGATATGTGGCAATCTTTGACAAAGGCCTTGTTCGAAAATCGTGGTGTCTTTAGTGTCTCAGATCGTGCCCATTTGATAAATGATGCTTTTGTTTTGGCTGATGCTGGCCAAGTCGACTACAGCATTGCTTTGGAATTAAGTAAATACTTAGAAAAAGAGTTGGATTATGTACCCTGGAATGTAGCTGCATCACGTCTAAGTGCCATTAAGAATTTATTATACTTTACCGATTTATATCGTGATTTTGTGGACTACGCCCGTCAGTTACTGAAAACTGCTTACGAATCAGTGACTTGGAATGTTGGCGATGATCATTTGCAAAA TCTTTTGCGTGTAACCATCTTGAATGCTGCCTGTGGTTACGGCAACTCAGAGGCTTTGGAAGAAGCTGGTAAACGTTTTAACGAGTGGCTGTCCAATCCAAGTGTTAGACCTAACCCGGACATTCGTTCTACCGTGTACTACTATGGTATGAAAGTTGCTGGTAACGAAGAGACCTGGAATCAagtttttgatttgtttgtgaCTGAACAAGATGCTCAAGAAAAAGTCAAACTTATGGAAGCTTTAGCAGCTATTAATGAACCATGGATATTGCAACG TTACATTAACTTGGCTTGGAATGAAAGCTATGTAAGAAGTCAGGATTACTTCAGCTGTCTGCAATATATTGCCCAAAACCGCGTAGGTCAACCTCTAGTGTGGGATTATGTGCGTGAAAATTGGCCACGTTTGGTTGAACGTTTTGGCATTAATGAACGTTATTTGGGACGCATGATTCCATCTATAACATCCCGTTTTGCAACACAAACAAAGCTTGAAGAAATGGAAACATTCTTTGCAAAATATCCAGAAGCTGGAGCTGGCACTGCCGCTCGAAAAGAGGCATTAGAAAATGTTAAGAACAACATTAAATGGTTGGA